The Castanea sativa cultivar Marrone di Chiusa Pesio chromosome 11, ASM4071231v1 genome contains a region encoding:
- the LOC142616102 gene encoding uncharacterized protein LOC142616102: MGSLEELTKLFINNFIGGQRYKCSLSNLLTKEQGKNESMQSFITRVNREALMLDEMDHKLLLAAFHNGVNSNLFIHKLYEQEPQTMAELVYSTQNFMNAKYAIITKNRKKAEHLEADLSRHLKQGPYPKKDQVGEKKDRDNKKASSSGRSQLYTPLNMPLEQVENLIKQGKLRNFLGRDNKDEKLKVKVEESSRPPLGEIRVIIGGTSTGQSSNSRKTYIKTIQNVQLSGRSPRTRGMDEQAITFTDKDAKTVHHPYDDAIVTTLLITDYTTRRVLVDNRSSADILYYHAF; this comes from the exons ATGGGCTCGTTAGAAGAATTGACTAAGTTGTTCATCAACAATTTTATCGGAGGACAACGGTACAAGTGTTCCTTGTCCAACCTGTTAACCAAagagcaagggaaaaatgaaagcATGCAGTCCTTCATTACCCGGGTCAATAGAGAAGCCCTGATGTTGGACGAGATGGACCACAAGTTGTTACTGGCCGCCTTTCATAATGGAGTTAACTCCAATTTATTCATTCATAAGCTTTATGAGCAAGAGCCACAAACCATGGCTGAACTCGTCTATTCAACCCAAAACTTCATGAATGCGAAGTATGCAATCATAACCAAGAATAGGAAGAAAGCAGAGCACTTGGAAGCAGATCTCTCGCGCCATCTTAAGCAGGGTCCTTATCCAAAGAAGGACCAGGTAGGGGAGAAGAAGGACAGAGATAACAAAAAGGCAAGTTCTTCAGGAAGGAGTCAGCTGTACACGCCCTTGAATATGCCACTTGaacaa GTAGAGAATCTCATCAAACAaggaaaattgagaaattttcttgGACGAGATAACAAGGATGAGAAGTTGAAAGTGAAGGTAGAAGAGTCGtcacgacccccacttggagaaataagagttattataggaGGAACTTCGACGGGACAATCTTCCAATTCAAGAAAGACTTACATAAAGACGATCCAAAATGTCCAGCTGTCTGGACGATCTCCAAGGACTAGAGGAATGGACGAGCAAGCTATTACATTTACGGACAAGGATGCCAAAACAGTCCACCACCCATATGACGATGCGATTGTCACCACCTTGCTTATCACTGACTATACGACTagaagggtgttggtagacaataGGAGTTCAGCGGACATCTTGTATTACCACGCCTTCtaa